Proteins found in one Poecilia reticulata strain Guanapo linkage group LG6, Guppy_female_1.0+MT, whole genome shotgun sequence genomic segment:
- the immp2l gene encoding mitochondrial inner membrane protease subunit 2 isoform X1, translating into MLTPAALPVSSRKSYHMAQQTSAGRRYVQTFISGFFVAVPVTVTILDKLAYVARVEGASMQPFLNPDAGAQSDVVLLNRWSVRNYQVQRGDIVSVVSPRNPKQKIIKRVIGLEGDFIRTLSYKNRYVRVPDGHLWIEGDHRGHSLDSNCFGPVSLGLLHGRASHIIWPLNRWQCIKPSLPPNREPLDAEEDDE; encoded by the exons ATGTTAACACCAGCAGCTCTGCCtgtcagcagcaggaaaag TTACCATATGGCACAGCAAACATCAGCAGGACGGCGCTACGTACAAACTTTCATTAGTGGATTCTTTGTTGCTGTTCCCGTCACAGTTACTATCCTAGATAAACTGGCGTATGTGGCTCGAGTGGAAGGAGCATCCATGCAG CCATTCCTTAACCCAGATGCGGGAGCCCAGTCTGATGTTGTCTTGCTGAATCGTTGGAGTGTAAGAAACTACCAAGTTCAAAGAGGGGACATCGTCTCTGTTGT ttcCCCTAGAAATCCCAAGCAGAAGATCATCAAGCGCGTCATTGGCCTAGAGGGAGACTTCATCAG GACTCTAAGCTACAAGAACCGATATGTGCGGGTCCCTGACGGTCATTTGTGGATAGAGGGGGATCATCGTGGTCACAGTCTGGACAGCAACTGCTTTGGACCG GTGTCACTGGGGCTCCTGCATGGCAGGGCCTCCCACATCATCTGGCCACTAAATCGTTGGCAATGCATTAAACCATCTCTACCGCCAAACAGAGAACCACTGGATGCTGAAGAagatgatgaataa
- the immp2l gene encoding mitochondrial inner membrane protease subunit 2 isoform X2 yields the protein MRLKDGYHMAQQTSAGRRYVQTFISGFFVAVPVTVTILDKLAYVARVEGASMQPFLNPDAGAQSDVVLLNRWSVRNYQVQRGDIVSVVSPRNPKQKIIKRVIGLEGDFIRTLSYKNRYVRVPDGHLWIEGDHRGHSLDSNCFGPVSLGLLHGRASHIIWPLNRWQCIKPSLPPNREPLDAEEDDE from the exons ATGAGGCTGAAAGATGG TTACCATATGGCACAGCAAACATCAGCAGGACGGCGCTACGTACAAACTTTCATTAGTGGATTCTTTGTTGCTGTTCCCGTCACAGTTACTATCCTAGATAAACTGGCGTATGTGGCTCGAGTGGAAGGAGCATCCATGCAG CCATTCCTTAACCCAGATGCGGGAGCCCAGTCTGATGTTGTCTTGCTGAATCGTTGGAGTGTAAGAAACTACCAAGTTCAAAGAGGGGACATCGTCTCTGTTGT ttcCCCTAGAAATCCCAAGCAGAAGATCATCAAGCGCGTCATTGGCCTAGAGGGAGACTTCATCAG GACTCTAAGCTACAAGAACCGATATGTGCGGGTCCCTGACGGTCATTTGTGGATAGAGGGGGATCATCGTGGTCACAGTCTGGACAGCAACTGCTTTGGACCG GTGTCACTGGGGCTCCTGCATGGCAGGGCCTCCCACATCATCTGGCCACTAAATCGTTGGCAATGCATTAAACCATCTCTACCGCCAAACAGAGAACCACTGGATGCTGAAGAagatgatgaataa
- the immp2l gene encoding mitochondrial inner membrane protease subunit 2 isoform X3, translating into MAQQTSAGRRYVQTFISGFFVAVPVTVTILDKLAYVARVEGASMQPFLNPDAGAQSDVVLLNRWSVRNYQVQRGDIVSVVSPRNPKQKIIKRVIGLEGDFIRTLSYKNRYVRVPDGHLWIEGDHRGHSLDSNCFGPVSLGLLHGRASHIIWPLNRWQCIKPSLPPNREPLDAEEDDE; encoded by the exons ATGGCACAGCAAACATCAGCAGGACGGCGCTACGTACAAACTTTCATTAGTGGATTCTTTGTTGCTGTTCCCGTCACAGTTACTATCCTAGATAAACTGGCGTATGTGGCTCGAGTGGAAGGAGCATCCATGCAG CCATTCCTTAACCCAGATGCGGGAGCCCAGTCTGATGTTGTCTTGCTGAATCGTTGGAGTGTAAGAAACTACCAAGTTCAAAGAGGGGACATCGTCTCTGTTGT ttcCCCTAGAAATCCCAAGCAGAAGATCATCAAGCGCGTCATTGGCCTAGAGGGAGACTTCATCAG GACTCTAAGCTACAAGAACCGATATGTGCGGGTCCCTGACGGTCATTTGTGGATAGAGGGGGATCATCGTGGTCACAGTCTGGACAGCAACTGCTTTGGACCG GTGTCACTGGGGCTCCTGCATGGCAGGGCCTCCCACATCATCTGGCCACTAAATCGTTGGCAATGCATTAAACCATCTCTACCGCCAAACAGAGAACCACTGGATGCTGAAGAagatgatgaataa